AagcaatgttaatttttaattcctgCAACCTTTATATACTTCACAGATTTTACATGTCTTCTTCTGGAATTTtaagacagtttttaaaagtattattgcCTTTAATACCTTACTTGGATTGTATTGcaaaaaatcacagaattcagAATTAATACTGATTGCTCTATGTCCAAAAACATATGAAGGTTTATCGATTGCAGCATTTGGTTTACACTGTTTACATCCATCTTCTAGTACTACGGTATGAATTTCTCAATTGCTCTAATCCGCTTTCACCAGGATGCATTCTGTAACTTCCAGGGTCCTCTACCCCCCACTATGAGCAGATATATTCTTGAAGGATACAAGTGAAGTTCATATGTCTTTATATTGCCACTCCATATTTTTCAATGTTCTTTAGAGCCCCTCAAAATTTTATTccaacaagtttttattttttgtagtagtATCCCTAGGGAACACaagctcttctgttttctctgttcctttacaGATTTATTGTCTTCctagaaaaagatattaaaacaaattttaaatttatattgaaaaaaatacacattttcaagtGTTCAAACTTTAATTTCCATCATGTTAGGTTATGCTGAAGGTTTGCTAACTAACCAGGATGGCTACTTTCTTCATACACTTCTAGTTTATGTGCTCCTATAGAAGTGGTTTGCTCATGTCTTTTGTTCATTACCTATTGATGTGCTCATTTtgttgctttattaaaaaaaaaaaatggtgctctGATATTTTCCCTAGcctctttcattttaaagtagtGGCTttaagggtcacctgggtggctcagttggttaagcgtctgactcttggttttggctcaggtcatgatctgagggatgtgagatggagccctgcatggagctcagGCACTGCATGTGgtgcctgcttaggattctctcctccacctcctacccctgcacactgtctctctctctctcaaataaataaataaaactctaaaaaaaaaaaaattaagcagtcGCTTTAAAAACTGTAGCTTAAAGGAATCCAATTTCTAAGGGGTACATCCCATCTCCTTTTATTAACAATATAATGATTGTTTTCAAAATGAaccatagaaaaggaaaaaaaaattcaaagggaaaCATAAAGGAATTAAGTTGAATAAAAAgctgatgaagaaagaaaattatacaattaTTCTCACCAAGTTTTTAGTGGGTTGGACTTCACCCTGGGAAGGTAGCTTTAttccttccttaaaaacaaaGTCACTTTGATAATATTGAATATTAATTGTCTATTGCTCCTTTCATTAATGtctgctaaattttattttgttttattttattttcacggCTAAATTTTAAATTGCTGTCAAATTCACCTAATCTATTTGAGAATCTTCAGTTTTGATAGTATGGAAGAataatttcatttagaaatagaatatcaggaaaaaggaaaaagcaagacaggttagttttcctttttctttttaacaatttaggatgtttattttaaaatttttttatttcaagtttttatttaaattcaagttagttaacatgtatggtaaaattggtttcaggtataaaatttagagattcatcCCTTATGGATTTCTAGAAAAGAGAACAATAGAAATTTCATATAGAAGACTAACATAAGTAAGGGatcaaaactggaaataaactTGGCGAATCCAAAACACCAAGAGGAGACTGGCTTGCATCAAGTAgataatataatgataaatgaaGTGGTTCACATtctatcatctttattttcatcGCTCTTAATAAGGCTCAAGGATAATCTTACCATCTTACCGCCTGTGGACAACTAtaggtattaaaaaataagaacacataGGAACACTTTTATgtcatgaaaatgttaaaaatttctttttaagaaatcataagAAACCTTTTGGCTTTTCTGGCCATTGGTAAAAATTTCTGAAGAGTAGGATagtggtaataataatatatcatttattGAAACCTTTCTAgtactaagcactttacatgaaTTATGCCAATTAATTAACCCTGTCACCATCCTGTAATgtagatattatatttttctccattttgcagataaagaaactgtggcTTAGTATCAAGATTGTGTcttccaaattttgttttattgcttaaCCACTAGAAGATAAGTAGGGAAAATTAGCCCTATACTTAACAAAATGATTgaagcaaaaaaattttaaaaattggacatatatgtatttatatatatatatattttaacatgtgAAGTTTTAACATACAAAGATATTAAATGcttttgattatctgttttattggCTATGAGTTCTTATAAATGTGTACATCTATGgacaaaaattattaatgagtttTAGAGGTAAAAATTCACCATTCCCACCCAAGTTATGACATTAACCTCCACCAACATTATTATAGCAATGATGTATGCACTTCCTTATTTTTACTCCGCTTCTGTAAACTATTTGCCCTAGCAAAGAATAGGTGCTTTCCTAGTTAAGACTTTCCTCTTCTAGAGTTgagtaaatatatttcaaatttaagtGATGATAAACAGTTAGGATTCTATGATACCAGATATGATCACCAGAGAATTATAGTATCCTATCACAGGACTAGTTGATATTTTTGTTCAAAGTAAACAACTTACCTTGGGGGTACAGTTCAACAATTGTAATGTGCCCTGTGAAACTCTTAATAAGTGGAGATTGAAATCCTCACTGTCATTCACTTTCACAAACTGCTTCAACTTGTGAGCAGCACGATATAAAAATATACCTTcctattacagaaaaaaaaatcagaagggtTGTGGttcaaacaaaatattaaaaaatgataagcTTTTATAAGGAGCCTAAAGCCAGAAATGTATTGCCAAATAATGCCCCACCTCCGCCCCAGATTTCTATTCCAGTTAATCACATGACTGACAAGTAACTAGACTAAAACTGTTTAGCTCCTAAGTGACAATCTGGAGTGCCTAGAATTTGCCTTAATGATTATTTGACTTTTTGAAGTCTCCTTTCTTCATAATATAAATTTATGATCTTATCACTTATGGATGAACCTTTAACAgcattattccattttaaatgagtCAACCAAAGGAGAGGGCTTCGGGAGGTGACAATAGTGGAAGGTATGTGGTTTCTCTTCTCCTTATTTTTGTACCTGTTGAGTTATGGATGAATAGCtggcaattagaaaaaaaaaaaaaaggtccatttTTCACCTCAAACAaggctttcaaatatttaaagtaagaaattagaataaaaagaatttatgaatatataatgtgATACTATGAGGTTAACTCAGCTACTGTGAgtttaaaaaagactgaatatCATACTAGTTTCTGTAGAAGGAACTAATACAAAATTTGGTTGTAAGTTTTGTAAATTGTAGTATTGCACCAACCAGAAGCAGTCGTTGTTTGAAGATAAGCAAATACTGAAGGAAGAAATTTCAAAGGCCTAAAAGTAaattattcccatgacttatgtttgtgtgtgtgtgcaagcagtCACTCTAACAAGGATTTTCCTGCACAAATATGTCACAAATAAGGGAAGTGTATCTGTGAATTCAGCAGTTCTagcattttccaaagtgaaaactgaaatgctaaaatagaaaaaaatatttactgaataaacatAGGATTTTTTGTAAAATCAAAGtatacctggtgattcacagacctgtacccttggggatagagtattatgcctccatcagaaaggatgaatacccaacttttatagcaacatggacgggactggaagagattatgctgagtgaaataagtcaagcagagagagtcaattatcatatggtttcacttatttgtggagcataacaaatagcatggaggacatggggacttaaagtggagaagggagttgggggaaattggaaggggaggtgaaccatgagagactatggactctgaaaaacaatctgagggtttttgaagggacggggggtgggaggttggggtaccaggtggtgggtattatagagggcacggattgcatggagcacggggtgtggtgcaaaaataatgaatactgatatgctggaaataaaaaaaaaaatggcaatataaaaaaaaaaaaaaaaaaaaaaaaaaagtataaaagaagacCATAGTATAATTTAATAGGTCAGTGAGAATTATctggttaaaatgaaaagattatgttattaatataatcaatataatactaatactaatacttaACAAATAATACAAGCTTCTATAAAATCAAGTTTAAATGACATATAAATcccaaaaaattattattacctTATTATCATCACatgcatgtttttttaaaactttaggtTCATTGTTCGGGCAATTGGTACGATTTTTTATCATGGTGTCCTGTAAAGAGTAATTATATAATAGTATGGTTAAATTGGGGACTTTTCTAATATGtagcaattttaaaaacaacGTTATAATACTTGCTTTTAATATgtgcattttaaggaaaataacttCAGCATGGCTCAGCTGACTAGGCATAAAGAATAGTTTTCTACAGTTAAAGAATAAACCAGTATAGACACAAACCCTCACATATTTAGAGCTTCCCCAGACTCCCTAATTTAATCCCAGAAATCACTGTGAGATTCTGGTTCACTGGGGAAATAGAAGTGCCTATTTTAGAAGTTATACTATGTAGACAAAGCACAATAAATTCTGAAATCATAATGTTGAGATGCATTTAAGAGGTTCTCCAGTCCAATTTCCTGCCActacaaaacagcaacaaaaagaatttacataagaataagagaaaacctcttgacagagagagtgaagctgaaatttattttgcagCATTTTTACTAACCCAATTTGTCTAGGATGCTTGAGATAGAACTTTGCTAATAAACAATGGGATTGACTGTGTGTGTATTGTTATGTAGGAGTAGGAAGGCAGACAAGCcatgttaatttttcatttctaaggaATGTAGTAGTAGAAGGTGGGGATTACCCAAATCAGGAATTTAGTTGAGGTATTAGGAAGAATTTCCTAAGGATTCGGATTCTCTTATACACAGGATTAGACTGGTTTTGTCAAGCAAACTAGCAATTCTATGCTATCAGAGTTTCCAGAAGTACTTGAAGCAATCACAGCCTGTATGTTGTCACCAAAGAAACAGGGTAAGTGGAGTAATGGCAAGCTTTAGTCTTGGGGTTCTAGTCTTCACCTGCCTttcagaaaaatgtgcattacCCTGGTCACCAGTGAAAAGTATGAATGGTCTCTGGGTTTATCCTGACTTTAATTGTATTTACTATCTGCTTTATGTAGGAATGAGTGTGTGAACATTGATTTAACCACTCGACACTTACTATCAGTCAGTGTGCACGGTCCCTGTTAAGCCCGAGGAGTAAAAGAAACAGTTTCAGTTTCTTGTGCCATTTGATATAAAGGGAAGATATTGCATCATCCCTTGGACACTTTTCTATCACTTCTTACCTTTGTAAAAGTATGCTttgtaaacaaaatatttgttagtACCAACCTCCCCAGTCATACTGCAAATATCTTAGGTGCAAATGGATATATTTTCCTGTAACTAACTTCATGTTGCTACTATACACACTCCTGAAGAGGTAGTGAAGAATTAACACTTTCCTATTAAATTATCTTCCTATGGATTTCCATTTAACTTCAAAAAACCCCAATAAATCATATATACATTTCTCTCTGATAAAACATGGagtatttcatttttgctgtgccattactaaaaaaaataagagagactcgtaactttagagaacaaattgagggttgatggaggtgGGCAGGCGATgggataaatgggtgatgggcattaaggcaTCATACACTTGTGATAAGTACTGGATGTTTtattaagtgatgaatcactaaattccaagactgtaactaatattacactgtatgctagccgaaatttaaataaaaatatgaaacattaggaaaaaaagaagatagacaaATGTGCATGTTTTccaatttatcaaaattattatacaaaaatacatCACAGAATTAGCACTCATTTCTTGGATCATTTTAACAAATTGCATGGcacacaaatatatgaaaaaccactTGGTTAAGCCCTTGTTCCAATGAGTTTAAAAACGACTCATTTATATGTAGTCATATGTTGTTATATGTATGTACAACATAAGAAAGAT
This region of Mustela erminea isolate mMusErm1 chromosome 16, mMusErm1.Pri, whole genome shotgun sequence genomic DNA includes:
- the IL7 gene encoding interleukin-7 translates to MFHVSFRYIFGIPPLILVLLPVASSDCDIEGKEGREYQHVLMISINDLDTMIKNRTNCPNNEPKVLKKHACDDNKEGIFLYRAAHKLKQFVKVNDSEDFNLHLLRVSQGTLQLLNCTPKEDNKSVKEQRKQKSLCSLGILLQKIKTCWNKILRGSKEH